Proteins encoded together in one Janthinobacterium tructae window:
- a CDS encoding malate dehydrogenase, with translation MAKTPMRVAVTGAAGQIGYALLFRIANGDMLGKDQPVILQLLEIPDEKAQKALKGVMMEIDDCAFPLLTEMTAHSDPLTAFKDADVAVLVGARPRGPGMERKDLLEANAQIFTVQGKALDAVASRNVKVLVVGNPANTNAYIAMKSAPSLPAKNFTAMLRLDHNRALSQVAAKTGTAVKDIEKLTVWGNHSPTMYADYRFATVNGKAVKDLINDQEWNANTFLPTVGKRGAAIIEARGLSSAASAANAAIDHIHDWMLGTAGKWTTMGVPSDGSYGIPEGTVFGFPVTTDNGEYTIVQGLEIDAFSQERINLTLKELTEEREGVKHLLA, from the coding sequence ATGGCTAAAACCCCAATGCGTGTTGCAGTGACCGGCGCCGCCGGCCAGATCGGCTACGCCCTGTTGTTCCGCATCGCCAATGGCGACATGCTCGGCAAAGACCAGCCTGTCATCTTGCAACTGCTTGAAATCCCGGACGAAAAAGCCCAGAAGGCGCTCAAGGGCGTGATGATGGAAATCGACGACTGCGCCTTCCCGCTGCTGACGGAAATGACCGCCCACTCCGATCCACTGACCGCATTCAAGGATGCCGACGTGGCCGTACTGGTTGGCGCGCGTCCACGCGGCCCAGGCATGGAACGCAAGGACCTGCTGGAAGCGAACGCGCAGATCTTCACGGTACAAGGCAAGGCGCTCGACGCCGTCGCTTCGCGCAATGTCAAAGTCCTGGTGGTCGGCAACCCTGCCAATACCAACGCTTACATCGCCATGAAATCGGCACCGTCGCTGCCAGCGAAAAACTTCACCGCCATGCTGCGCCTGGACCACAACCGCGCGCTGTCGCAAGTTGCTGCCAAGACCGGCACCGCCGTCAAGGATATCGAGAAGCTGACCGTCTGGGGCAACCACTCGCCAACCATGTACGCCGACTACCGTTTCGCCACCGTCAACGGCAAGGCCGTCAAGGACCTGATCAACGACCAGGAATGGAATGCCAACACCTTCCTGCCTACCGTCGGCAAGCGCGGCGCGGCCATCATCGAAGCGCGCGGCCTGTCGTCGGCAGCGTCGGCAGCGAACGCAGCCATCGACCACATCCACGACTGGATGCTGGGCACGGCTGGCAAATGGACCACCATGGGCGTACCTTCCGATGGCTCGTATGGCATCCCTGAAGGCACCGTGTTCGGCTTCCCGGTCACCACCGACAACGGTGAGTACACCATCGTTCAAGGTCTGGAAATCGATGCATTCTCGCAAGAGCGCATCAACCTGACCCTGAAAGAACTGACCGAAGAGCGCGAAGGCGTGAAACACCTGCTGGCATAA
- a CDS encoding HpcH/HpaI aldolase/citrate lyase family protein, protein MHPSEVLFQGKRQPLLLAACDHYAGSEKLMRKSIALQQELGPLFDITFDCEDGASAGNEESHAHMIAGLLASDENQFNRIGVRVHDVDSPFFARDVEIICTAAARLAYIAVPKVGGVQDAMLAIDLINLHARRAGRDNLPVHILIETHGALRDAYAIAALPQVECLSFGIMDFVSAHYGAIPAAAMRTPGQFTHPLVVRAKLEVAAACHAHGKVPSHNVTTDVRDSAVVANDAQRATAEFGYTRMWSIHPDQIKPIIKAFTPRLSEVNEASNILNEALRANWGPIAQNGRLHDRASYRYYWTVLQRAKLAGLGLPEAAAALLNAPSSSTTEN, encoded by the coding sequence ATGCACCCTTCCGAGGTTTTATTCCAAGGCAAACGCCAGCCGCTGTTGCTCGCCGCTTGCGACCACTACGCCGGCTCTGAAAAGCTGATGCGTAAATCGATTGCTTTGCAACAAGAGCTTGGGCCCCTGTTCGACATCACGTTCGACTGCGAAGACGGCGCCAGCGCCGGCAATGAAGAGTCGCACGCCCACATGATCGCCGGCCTGCTGGCCAGCGACGAGAACCAGTTCAACCGCATCGGCGTGCGCGTACACGACGTCGACAGCCCGTTTTTCGCGCGCGACGTGGAAATCATCTGCACCGCCGCGGCCCGCCTGGCCTACATCGCCGTGCCCAAGGTGGGCGGCGTGCAAGATGCCATGCTGGCCATCGACCTGATCAACCTGCACGCGCGCCGCGCCGGCCGCGACAACCTGCCCGTGCATATACTGATCGAGACGCACGGCGCACTGCGTGACGCCTACGCCATCGCCGCCCTGCCCCAGGTCGAATGCCTGTCCTTCGGCATCATGGATTTCGTTTCAGCCCATTACGGCGCCATTCCCGCCGCCGCCATGCGCACGCCGGGCCAGTTTACGCACCCGCTGGTGGTGCGCGCCAAGCTCGAAGTGGCGGCCGCCTGCCACGCGCACGGCAAGGTGCCGTCGCATAACGTGACGACGGACGTGCGCGATTCGGCCGTGGTGGCGAATGACGCCCAGCGCGCAACGGCCGAGTTCGGCTACACGCGCATGTGGAGCATCCACCCGGACCAGATCAAGCCCATCATCAAGGCCTTTACGCCGCGCCTGTCCGAAGTCAACGAGGCCAGCAACATCCTCAATGAAGCGCTGCGCGCCAACTGGGGGCCGATTGCGCAAAATGGCCGCTTGCATGACCGCGCCAGCTACCGATATTATTGGACCGTTTTACAACGCGCCAAACTGGCGGGCCTGGGCCTGCCCGAGGCGGCCGCTGCATTACTCAACGCCCCCTCTTCCAGCACCACTGAAAACTGA